Part of the Montipora foliosa isolate CH-2021 chromosome 13, ASM3666993v2, whole genome shotgun sequence genome is shown below.
TCGTCGATTTCTCGATCTCCACTTCGAGTTCTCACCACTGCTGCTCGGTGAAATCCATCTCGTCCTGTAACGAGGGCTTTGACCACtcccatattccaaaatagtcTCGGCGTCCTGTCCTTGTGAATGTAAACAACGTCTCCTACCTTGACAGTTGGTTGCCTGTTTTTCAGTTTGCAATTATGATGGACACGTAACTCTGTCAAGTACTCCTTCTGCGAACGTCTCCAAAACTGCGACAGAACAGTTGTCAGATACTTCGCACGTCTTGACAATTCACTTCTGGTCTGAGGCGCTTCCGAGtgagttttttcttctttactcaACAGGCGACGACCAATAACCAATTGTGACGGCGTCAACGGACTTCGTAATTCATCATCCACGTACGTGAGAGGTCGTGAATTCAGTATTCCCTCTATTTTCACAACAACAGAGAGCAATTCTTCATAGCTGACTCTCGCGGTTCCTAAGGTTTTCTTGAGACAGCGTTTAGTTGATCTAACGAGACGTTCAAAAAATCCTCCCCACCAAGGAGCTAACGCGACATTAAATTTCCATTCTATGCGGTGGTCCGCTAGCAACTTCTTCAGCTCTTCACTCTTGAAAGTGGATCCATTATCTGATACTACAAGATTTGGAACACCTCGTCTGGCAATGAACCTTTTAAAACTTCTCACTAAAGCTTCGGTTGTCAACCTCGGGACGACGTCCAGATGAACTGCACGACTGGAGGCACATGTGTATAACACGATGTATGCCTTGTTCATATCATCACGCTTGTGATAAATGTCCTTGACATAAACAGGGCCCGCAAAGTCAACTCCTATACTTGTAAATGCAAATTCATCGGACAATCTGAACCCTGAAAGTTGAGAGGTAGGTGGCGTTCCATATGGACgaccttcaagtttcttgcacaGTACACACTTGTTGATTATACTCTTCACCGTTTGTCTGCCCTTCACAATCCAATACCGTGACCTAACTTGAACCAAGGTCTCTGCCACTCCATTGTGCATCACTTGATCATGGCACTTGAGAATCACCAACTTAGTGAAATTGTGACTTCTCGGCAACAGTATCGGAAATCGTGTATCGTACCGTAGGGAAGACATGCCAATTCTTTCTCGACATCGTAGTATCCCTTCTTCGTCTCGATAAAGTCCTAATGATGACTTCATCTGTGGATACTTGTCGCTTTTTAGGATCTCTTGCTGAACGTGCCTAATCCACAACATCTCTGCTTGTCTGTACAATTTCCTCCGTTCCTTCTCGAGACCTTGTCTTCTTcaatttctcaataaacaaCACAACCAACACAGTCACTCTTAGAAGCTTGGTTAAAGAACTTAAGTTCTCAAGATTGATTAAGTTAGCTAGACTCGGTTCTTCTTCCTTCCCTTGAACGCACGTGGTGACTAAACGATTTCGTTTCGCGATTTCGGTTCGCTTAAATCTTCTCTGACTTGTACAACTGGCGGTTGAACTGGCCACTGCTCACTACTCTTAGACAGGAAGTCGGGTCCATGTAACCACAGGCTGCTTTCTTTCAACTCAGTAGACCTGATTCCGCTGGACGCTATATCAGCTGGATTGTCTGCTGTGGGACAGTACCTCCACTGCTCAGGGCGTGAATTCCTTCGAATTTCGGCCACTCGGTTCTCGACAAACTGCTTGTACTCCTTATCAGTGTTTGTGATCCACCACAGCGAAATCATGGAATCTGTCCAGTTAAAAATATCGTCAATTTTTACGCCGTCTAATGCTTGACTCACGCTGTTCAACAATCTGGTCGCAGTTAAGTTGGACAGCAACTCCAGACGAGGGATAGTTTGTTTAGCTAATGGTGCAACTCTTGTCTTCGAAGATACTATCTGACATTCCACCCTCGCCTCATACTCTACTCTCATGTAGACCACAGCTCCATAAGCCTTTTCCGATGCGTCAGCAAAACAGTGAAGTTGGACTGAATTGACCTTGTCTCCATTCAATCCCTTAGCATAACATCTCTTAAAGCTCACTCTTCCAGCCTGTCTCAAATCTGATAGAGTCGCCAGCCACTGGTGATTGAGTTCAGCATCGACCATCTCGTCCCAGTCTTTTCCAGCCTTGCAAAGTTTCTGAAACATCTTGAATGGAAGAATGACCGGAGCTATCAACCCCAAGGGGTCAAAAAACCTTGTAGATGTACTGAGAATCAATCTTCTTATTGCTGGTTGGGCATCTACATCTCCCAATGTCTTGTTCAGATCATAAATCAGTTCATCTTGGGTTGGGTTCCAAAGCATTCCCAAAACCTTTTGCTCCTTTTCTGTACTTTGCTTGAAAACTGATTTAGAGAAGTTTTCGCCTTCTTCTTCTACTCTAGGTCCATTGCTCTTTTCAAAGTCATCACTGAAAGCTTAATCTTGTTCCAGTGATTTCAGCAGACTTTCTGAATTGCTACTCCACTTTCTCATATTGAAGCCTCCTGACTTAAGACAGAGCTTTATCTTCTTAGCCAATTTGAACGCACTATCCACGTCACCATTTCCAGACACATAGTCATCAACATATAAAGACTTCAACAGCTCTCTTGCAAGTGCACTGTCCACTGGCAAACATGTGTTCAAATGGTGTCTGATTGTGGCATTTAGAATGAAAGGACTTGCGTTTACACCAAATACCACACGTGCAAAACGTAGTACCATGACTTCTGGACTTTCCTTATTCGGATCTTCAAGCCATAAAAATCTCACAAAGTCCCTGTGTTCAGGATCAATCTCAATGTTCAAAAACGCCTTCTCAATGTCTGCAGTTAGGGCAACTTCATGGACTCTGAACCTCAGCAACATGTCAAATAACAAGGGATTAAGAGAAGGTCCAATGTGCAGACAGTCATTTAAACTAGGCCCAAACACTTTAGATGAGGCATCGTATACACCTCTCACCTTAGTTGTATCTCTGTGAAGTCTCACTACTGTCTTTTGTGGAAGATAGTGGACATCTCCAGACGGTGGTATTTGATCTTGTGGTACCATTTCAACCACACCACTGTGCAGTTGGTCTCTAATCACACCATCATACTGCTTCAAAATTTCTGGTTGGTTCTTGAGCTTCTTGATTGTTGTTGTCAGTCTACGCAATGCCACTGTATAATTGTCTGGTAACATGGGGTGATTATCCTTGAAAGGTAACTTGACCTGGTATCTCTTTCCAGTAAATGTGATGTCATTTGAGAACTTGTCATAGACTGAAGTTTCATGTTCCTTAATgtcccaaaatttctgcagaTCCTCCTTCATATCACTTATCTCTGTGGACTCTATCTTTAACACATGCGTGGAACTCAGATTCACAGTGCATGACCTTGTCAATGTTGAGCACATAGTTGGTCCTGATAAAACCCAAATTGTTTCAAGGGCTACTGGTCCATAGGGATCTCCTTTAATGATGTTCCCAGTAAAGAACGACCAGTAATAATCTGCTCCTATCAGCACATCAACACTAACAGAATCACTTGTATCACATGCAAGTTGTAGACCTTGCAAGTAGGGGTAGCATTCCAACGTGGTTCGAGACCGTTGATTGGACACTGGGCTGCAAATTACTGGTACAACATATGAGGTGATATACACATTCATTTCATCCAATGTTCTGACACACAATTGCACAACAACACATTCCTTCACAGAGGCTGAGTTATCTCCAAATGTTTTGATCAAAAGTGTCTCCTTACCAATGGTTGGTAGGTTCAATTGTTCACATGCCTTACTGGTTATGTATGATCTCTGGCTACAGGAATCAAATGTCACATGGGCATTCAATCCAAGTTGTTGGTTATCTGGTCTGCAAACAAAGGCATGGGCTACCTGTAACAACACAGAGCTGGCATTGTTGCTAACGTGCATTGCTGAAGTTGCAGCTTCTCTGCTCCTATCTTGAGATGATCCAGATCCATGTGGTGGTGCCTCGTCACTAACTACATTCCTGGATCTTGGAatgttcctttttctttcaCAAATGGTTACATGGTGTCTACCTTCACAGTTAAAGCATTTTGCCTTTGATGGACAATTTGTGAAGATATGGCCACCCTTCAGGCACACAAA
Proteins encoded:
- the LOC137981622 gene encoding uncharacterized protein, with the translated sequence MLWNPTQDELIYDLNKTLGDVDAQPAIRRLILSTSTRFFDPLGLIAPVILPFKMFQKLCKAGKDWDEMVDAELNHQWLATLSDLRQAGRVSFKRCYAKGLNGDKVNSVQLHCFADASEKAYGAVVYMRVEYEARVECQIVSSKTRVAPLAKQTIPRLELLSNLTATRLLNSVSQALDGVKIDDIFNWTDSMISLWWITNTDKEYKQFVENRVAEIRRNSRPEQWRYCPTADNPADIASSGIRSTELKESSLWLHGPDFLSKSSEQWPVQPPVVQVREDLSEPKSRNEIV
- the LOC137981623 gene encoding uncharacterized protein, which translates into the protein MHVSNNASSVLLQVAHAFVCRPDNQQLGLNAHVTFDSCSQRSYITSKACEQLNLPTIGKETLLIKTFGDNSASVKECVVVQLCVRTLDEMNVYITSYVVPVICSPVSNQRSRTTLECYPYLQGLQLACDTSDSVSVDVLIGADYYWSFFTGNIIKGDPYGPVALETIWVLSGPTMCSTLTRSCTVNLSSTHVLKIESTEISDMKEDLQKFWDIKEHETSVYDKFSNDITFTGKRYQVKLPFKDNHPMLPDNYTVALRRLTTTIKKLKNQPEILKQYDGVIRDQLHSGVVEMVPQDQIPPSGDVHYLPQKTVVRLHRDTTKVRGVYDASSKVFGPSLNDCLHIGPSLNPLLFDMLLRFRVHEVALTADIEKAFLNIEIDPEHRDFVRFLWLEDPNKESPEVMVLRFARVVFGVNASPFILNATIRHHLNTCLPVDSALARELLKSLYVDDYVSGNGDVDSAFKLAKKIKLCLKSGGFNMRKWSSNSESLLKSLEQD